The following proteins are co-located in the Polystyrenella longa genome:
- the mqnE gene encoding aminofutalosine synthase MqnE, with the protein MANTSSNTMLEQIKEKVQAGERVSVEEGLFLEQEVDLLTLGELANQIRERKNGNFAYYNTNIHLNPTNVCVYRCDFCAFRADLRDEKAYTFTDDMIRERVEEARATGATEIHVVGGLHHQKKFDWYLDVVRIMHETYPDLHIKAWTPVEIYWFSFMTKKPYRWVLEQMMEVGLGSMPGGGAEIFDPEVRAKICEHKADAKNWFEVHEAAHDLGLRSNATMLYGHVEEARHRIDHLNQLRTLQDKTGGFQTFIPLAFHPDNTRLSHIPKPTGLMDLRTVAVSRIMLDNFDHVKAYWIMLGEKIAQTALSFGADDLDGTVVHELIYHDAGAKTPEGLTVEQLHRLIREAGREPVERDTLYRRVIRDGASWSVGESVMTAAGC; encoded by the coding sequence ATGGCTAATACTTCGTCCAACACGATGCTTGAGCAGATCAAAGAAAAAGTTCAGGCTGGAGAACGCGTTTCCGTCGAGGAAGGTCTCTTTCTGGAGCAGGAAGTTGACCTGCTTACCCTGGGGGAACTCGCGAATCAAATCCGCGAGAGAAAAAACGGTAACTTTGCGTACTACAACACAAACATCCACCTGAACCCGACCAACGTCTGCGTCTATCGTTGTGACTTCTGTGCCTTCCGAGCCGATCTGCGGGACGAAAAAGCATATACCTTCACCGACGACATGATCCGTGAACGAGTAGAAGAAGCACGCGCCACAGGGGCAACCGAAATCCATGTCGTGGGTGGATTACACCATCAGAAGAAATTCGACTGGTATCTGGACGTCGTTCGGATCATGCACGAAACGTACCCTGATCTGCACATCAAAGCCTGGACCCCCGTAGAAATCTACTGGTTCAGCTTTATGACGAAGAAACCGTATCGTTGGGTTCTTGAACAAATGATGGAAGTCGGCCTGGGCAGCATGCCCGGTGGAGGGGCCGAAATATTCGACCCTGAAGTCCGCGCCAAGATTTGCGAACATAAAGCGGATGCGAAAAACTGGTTTGAAGTCCACGAAGCGGCCCACGACTTGGGTCTTCGTTCCAATGCCACCATGCTATATGGTCATGTGGAAGAAGCCCGCCATCGGATTGATCACCTCAATCAGTTGCGGACATTACAGGACAAAACAGGTGGATTCCAAACCTTCATCCCCCTCGCCTTCCACCCGGACAACACCAGATTATCACACATACCGAAACCGACCGGGCTGATGGATCTCCGGACGGTTGCCGTCTCGCGAATCATGCTCGACAACTTCGACCATGTGAAAGCGTATTGGATCATGCTGGGTGAAAAGATTGCCCAAACCGCCCTCAGCTTTGGTGCGGACGATCTCGACGGAACCGTCGTGCATGAATTAATTTACCATGACGCAGGTGCGAAGACTCCCGAAGGGTTAACTGTAGAGCAATTGCATCGCCTCATCCGCGAAGCAGGTCGCGAACCGGTCGAGCGGGATACACTCTACCGCCGCGTCATCCGTGATGGAGCCAGCTGGTCTGTTGGCGAGTCGGTCATGACTGCCGCCGGTTGTTGA
- a CDS encoding VOC family protein has translation MTGSTSASHIQVKSIDHVTLVSKDMEKSRHFYVDVLGMEDVPRPAFSFAGKWFQAGETMIHIIEQHDQSGPAGNQDVSGYTETRTHHFAFLVDDALSAQEVLNANKVPIVCPAKKRPDGATQVFVLDPDGYVVELSSLPE, from the coding sequence ATGACCGGCTCGACCTCTGCCTCTCACATCCAAGTCAAATCGATTGACCATGTCACGTTGGTGTCGAAAGATATGGAAAAGAGCCGGCACTTTTATGTCGACGTACTGGGGATGGAAGACGTACCCCGACCGGCGTTTTCCTTCGCCGGAAAATGGTTTCAGGCGGGCGAGACGATGATTCATATCATCGAACAGCATGATCAGTCTGGTCCGGCAGGGAATCAGGATGTCTCTGGTTACACCGAAACCCGGACGCATCACTTTGCATTTCTCGTCGACGATGCACTCTCAGCGCAAGAAGTGCTGAATGCCAACAAGGTTCCGATTGTCTGTCCGGCGAAAAAGCGACCGGATGGAGCAACCCAGGTCTTTGTTCTCGATCCGGACGGGTATGTCGTCGAACTGAGTTCATTGCCTGAGTAG
- a CDS encoding type II secretion system F family protein, whose protein sequence is MDIQTLLPFIIFGAITLLIWAVVSLFSTSSDERAAERLDELRDPSLRNKGRSSLEEEQTGLKKYFNKAAPALSSSLKPKTELEQNNLKVRLSNAGFHNPSAPTIFLALKAMCALLGVMLGGGFGFFNYGATQNGWSSLVLGGGFGFYIPELAVTLLKKGRQEKIFLNLPDALDLLVVCVEAGLGLDAGMRRVSEELEDSAPEVCQELSLCNMQLQMGRKRRDVLHELGIRTGVDDMKALAAILIQADKFGSSIAQALRVQSDSMRLRRSQLAEEKAQQTAVKMIFPLVLFIFPGIFVVLVGPAAIMMMNNLLNV, encoded by the coding sequence ATGGATATCCAGACATTACTTCCATTCATTATTTTCGGTGCGATCACTTTGTTGATCTGGGCCGTCGTAAGCTTGTTCAGCACTTCTTCGGATGAACGTGCGGCAGAACGTCTGGATGAACTCCGCGATCCGTCGCTGCGAAATAAAGGGCGTTCTTCACTGGAAGAAGAGCAGACTGGTCTGAAGAAATACTTCAACAAGGCTGCCCCCGCGCTATCAAGTTCGCTTAAACCAAAGACCGAATTGGAACAGAACAATCTGAAGGTTCGTCTGTCGAACGCAGGTTTTCATAATCCCTCGGCACCTACAATCTTTCTGGCGTTAAAAGCGATGTGCGCTTTACTTGGCGTCATGCTGGGTGGCGGTTTCGGTTTTTTCAACTACGGTGCGACTCAGAATGGATGGAGTTCACTAGTGCTGGGTGGCGGTTTCGGCTTCTATATACCCGAATTGGCGGTCACCTTGTTGAAGAAAGGCCGACAGGAAAAGATCTTTCTCAATCTGCCGGATGCTCTCGACCTGTTGGTCGTTTGTGTGGAAGCGGGTTTGGGTCTTGATGCGGGAATGCGGCGCGTCTCGGAGGAACTGGAAGATTCTGCCCCGGAAGTCTGTCAGGAACTTTCTCTCTGTAACATGCAATTACAGATGGGACGTAAACGACGGGACGTATTACACGAATTGGGTATTCGTACGGGTGTCGATGACATGAAAGCCCTGGCAGCGATTCTGATTCAAGCAGACAAATTCGGGTCCTCTATTGCTCAGGCATTGCGAGTGCAGTCGGACAGTATGCGACTGCGACGTAGCCAACTGGCGGAAGAGAAAGCGCAGCAGACAGCTGTGAAGATGATCTTCCCGCTGGTCTTGTTCATCTTCCCCGGGATTTTCGTGGTGCTTGTCGGTCCGGCAGCCATCATGATGATGAACAACTTGCTCAACGTTTGA
- a CDS encoding type II secretion system F family protein → MALLLISLAVFVGVVCVVVAISFVMGDIKDGSKTEERLRSLTGRLDEDEQGSITKEAINDSLTGIRGSFKKLGRRFTGLSLLLEQADAPIRTDMFIPISLACGALGVFVAIVAQSPPPLYPVAALGFGILPLMWIMMRRRKRFKKFAQQLPDALELVARALRSGHSLASGLHVVIEEMPSPISTEFGKSYEEQNLGVSMEDALKNMLKRMPNLDLKFFVTAVAIQRTAGGDMAEILDKIGYIIRERFKILGQVQALTGEGRISGVVLMGLPVALFVAVYYLNPDYVMLLFTDENGRKMIAGAAFLQLLGAVAIKKIVNIKV, encoded by the coding sequence ATGGCACTTTTATTAATCAGTCTAGCCGTCTTTGTCGGTGTGGTCTGTGTGGTCGTCGCCATCTCGTTTGTGATGGGGGACATCAAAGATGGCTCCAAAACCGAAGAGCGACTTCGCTCGTTAACGGGCAGACTGGATGAAGACGAACAGGGATCGATTACCAAAGAGGCGATTAACGACAGCCTGACAGGTATTCGAGGCAGCTTCAAGAAATTGGGACGACGGTTCACCGGACTCTCATTGCTCTTGGAGCAAGCCGATGCCCCGATCCGCACGGACATGTTCATTCCGATCTCGCTTGCATGTGGGGCTCTCGGAGTCTTTGTTGCCATCGTCGCACAATCACCGCCTCCACTTTATCCGGTGGCGGCACTCGGGTTCGGCATCCTGCCATTAATGTGGATCATGATGCGGCGACGTAAGCGATTTAAAAAGTTTGCGCAACAACTGCCTGATGCACTCGAACTCGTGGCACGTGCTTTACGTTCTGGTCATAGTCTTGCTTCCGGTCTGCATGTGGTAATCGAAGAGATGCCCTCTCCGATTTCTACGGAATTTGGCAAATCCTATGAAGAACAGAACCTGGGGGTATCCATGGAGGATGCTCTTAAGAACATGCTGAAACGGATGCCGAACCTTGACCTTAAATTCTTTGTGACCGCCGTGGCGATCCAACGAACTGCCGGCGGGGATATGGCCGAGATTCTCGACAAGATCGGATACATCATTCGCGAGCGGTTCAAAATTCTCGGACAGGTCCAGGCCCTTACGGGGGAAGGTCGTATCAGTGGTGTCGTGTTAATGGGTTTGCCCGTCGCTCTGTTTGTCGCTGTTTATTACCTGAATCCGGATTACGTCATGCTGCTGTTCACTGATGAAAACGGCCGTAAGATGATTGCGGGAGCCGCCTTCCTCCAGTTACTTGGAGCGGTTGCCATCAAGAAGATCGTCAACATCAAGGTCTGA
- a CDS encoding CpaF family protein yields MAGIPQSAARNARGVETKQQEFEVLKQLIHGKLVDKLDLSKLGDLEGDTLRREIRLVVEHLCDTENPLLNRSERERLIEEVLDETFGFGPLEILLKEEGVADIMINGPKHIFIEKDGRIQRSNVTFRDNAHLLQILDRIVSKVGRRVDETSPMCDARLPDGSRLNAIIPPLALDGPSLTIRRFGANPLTLEDLLRFGAFTPEMVMFLEGASKARLNMIISGGTGSGKTTLLNTLSSFIPSDQRVITIEDAAELQLQQDHVLRLETRPPNIEGKGQITATALVKNALRMRPDRIIIGECRGPESLDMLQAMNTGHEGSLTTIHANTPRDAVSRLETMITMGGIEMPLKALRQQFAAAVDVIIQVNRLQGGPRKVTHITEVLNMEQDTVIMQDIFLFVQDGIDENGRAFGHFESTGVRPACMDRLEAAGIRLPSNLFSNRKLG; encoded by the coding sequence ATGGCAGGCATTCCACAATCTGCGGCCCGCAATGCACGCGGTGTCGAGACTAAACAACAAGAATTTGAAGTTCTCAAACAGCTGATTCACGGCAAACTGGTCGACAAACTTGACCTTTCCAAACTGGGCGATCTTGAAGGAGACACTCTTCGAAGAGAGATCCGCCTTGTTGTAGAGCACCTCTGTGATACAGAGAACCCGCTGCTGAACCGTTCGGAACGGGAACGTTTAATCGAAGAAGTCCTCGATGAGACTTTCGGTTTCGGGCCGCTTGAGATTTTGCTCAAAGAAGAGGGCGTCGCCGATATCATGATCAACGGACCTAAGCACATCTTTATTGAAAAAGATGGGCGTATCCAGCGATCAAATGTTACCTTCCGCGACAACGCACACCTGTTGCAAATTCTCGACCGAATCGTCTCCAAAGTGGGTCGACGTGTTGATGAAACCAGTCCGATGTGTGACGCACGTCTCCCGGATGGCTCTCGATTGAACGCCATTATTCCACCGCTCGCACTGGATGGTCCTTCGTTAACCATTCGACGTTTTGGTGCCAATCCACTGACGCTGGAAGACCTGCTTCGATTCGGTGCCTTCACTCCTGAAATGGTAATGTTCCTCGAAGGGGCATCCAAAGCTCGTTTGAACATGATCATCAGTGGTGGTACTGGTTCCGGTAAAACGACATTGTTGAACACGCTCTCCAGTTTCATTCCCTCAGACCAGCGAGTCATCACGATTGAAGATGCGGCTGAACTTCAGTTGCAGCAGGACCACGTTCTGCGATTGGAAACGCGTCCACCGAACATCGAAGGTAAAGGACAGATTACGGCAACGGCACTCGTTAAGAACGCCCTGCGTATGCGTCCTGACCGAATCATCATTGGGGAATGTCGTGGACCGGAATCGCTCGACATGTTGCAGGCGATGAACACGGGTCACGAAGGTTCGCTGACGACAATTCACGCGAACACTCCACGTGACGCTGTTTCCCGTCTGGAAACGATGATCACCATGGGCGGTATTGAAATGCCATTGAAAGCTCTGCGGCAACAATTTGCTGCAGCGGTTGATGTCATCATTCAGGTAAACCGTCTACAAGGTGGTCCTCGAAAAGTAACTCACATCACCGAAGTGCTCAACATGGAGCAAGATACGGTGATCATGCAGGACATCTTCCTCTTCGTTCAGGATGGTATCGACGAAAACGGAAGAGCATTCGGTCACTTCGAGTCGACCGGTGTGCGGCCTGCCTGTATGGATCGGTTGGAGGCAGCCGGAATTCGCCTGCCAAGTAACCTCTTCTCGAACCGCAAACTGGGTTGA
- a CDS encoding 3-keto-disaccharide hydrolase, with translation MHLHASLFPLLVFLIFTTISSPLSAAEYTLSLTEADSLSGWQHQGEAQFTRDQETLTFSNGKSGLSFDYPVHEGAWSFELTTPAAFQGKILARLESGKESHVLELLNSESSIDKAEQQTVAHQFALSAAEINWQRGDENTITHRRQSAAPLQLSIHVEATGDAPVTITNMKVTETGFMSLFSGTDLTGWEGGGQPADVCWKVEEGLLVCTGVKKGPWLRTTEEYGDFNLRIEYWLSADGNSGLYVRVPQDGNHHRDNAEEAEAGFEIQLLDDEAEKYKGKLKDYQYTGSVYDIVGASDLVGNPAGTWNTMELNCKGQHITTILNGKIIVNATPDNYPLLNLRKEKGYLGLQNHSSVVKFRNLRIGPALDY, from the coding sequence ATGCATTTACACGCGAGTTTATTCCCTCTTCTCGTTTTCCTGATCTTCACCACCATATCCAGCCCACTTTCGGCAGCTGAGTACACACTCTCCCTGACGGAAGCAGACAGCCTGTCCGGTTGGCAACATCAGGGAGAAGCACAATTCACACGAGATCAGGAGACGTTAACCTTCTCGAACGGCAAGAGTGGATTGAGTTTCGATTATCCCGTTCATGAAGGGGCCTGGAGTTTTGAACTGACGACACCCGCTGCTTTCCAGGGGAAAATTCTGGCTCGGCTCGAATCGGGCAAAGAGTCTCATGTCCTCGAATTGCTAAACAGCGAATCCTCGATAGATAAAGCGGAACAGCAAACGGTCGCTCATCAATTCGCCCTCTCCGCGGCAGAAATCAATTGGCAACGAGGAGATGAAAATACGATTACTCATCGTCGTCAGAGTGCTGCACCTCTGCAACTCAGCATTCATGTCGAGGCTACGGGTGACGCTCCTGTCACGATCACAAACATGAAAGTCACCGAAACGGGTTTCATGTCACTCTTCAGTGGGACCGACCTCACCGGTTGGGAAGGGGGCGGACAACCAGCCGACGTCTGTTGGAAGGTCGAAGAGGGATTGCTGGTCTGCACCGGTGTCAAGAAAGGCCCGTGGCTGCGAACGACCGAAGAGTACGGAGACTTCAATCTTCGAATCGAATACTGGTTATCCGCCGACGGTAACAGTGGCCTTTATGTTCGCGTGCCCCAGGATGGCAACCATCATCGAGATAATGCAGAGGAAGCGGAGGCCGGATTCGAGATTCAACTACTTGATGACGAAGCGGAAAAATACAAAGGCAAGCTGAAAGATTATCAGTATACCGGCTCGGTCTATGACATCGTGGGTGCCAGTGATCTGGTGGGCAATCCGGCCGGGACCTGGAACACGATGGAGCTGAACTGCAAAGGGCAACACATCACGACGATTCTGAATGGCAAGATCATCGTCAACGCGACTCCCGACAATTATCCGCTGCTTAACCTTCGCAAGGAAAAAGGTTACCTCGGATTACAGAATCATAGCTCAGTGGTGAAGTTCCGCAATTTGCGAATTGGTCCGGCCCTGGATTATTAA
- the asnS gene encoding asparagine--tRNA ligase, whose translation MKRTKIAQVLSAGQPEETHQICGWVRTRRDSKQGFSFIEMNDGSCMHGLQVIVDADVPGFSEIHKLITTGASLRVAGKLQESPGKGQRVEMLATEIELFGTADADTYPLQKKRHSFEFLREIAHLRPRTNTFGAITRVRNVLSAGVHNFFQERGFNYIQTPVITTSDCEGAGEMFQVTTLDLERLAQVKTEIDFSQDFFGKKASLTVSGQLEAEIFACSVGDCYTFGPTFRAENSNTTRHLAEFWMIEPEMPFYDLNDNMELAEEFIQYLMKTVLEKAPADLEFFNQRIEKTVLETIHQIAETPFERVPYTTAIEILTSCDEKFEYPVEWGNDLQSEHERFLTEKHFKKPIILFDYPRSIKPFYMRCNDDGKTVRAMDVLVPRIGEIIGGSQREERLDVLEARMKECDLDPEEYWWYLDLRRFGSVPHSGFGLGFERIVQLVTGMQNIRDCIPFPRTPKNASF comes from the coding sequence ATGAAACGGACAAAAATCGCTCAGGTTCTCAGTGCAGGACAACCGGAAGAGACGCATCAGATTTGTGGCTGGGTACGCACCCGCCGCGATTCCAAACAGGGTTTTTCCTTCATTGAAATGAACGACGGAAGCTGCATGCATGGATTGCAGGTGATTGTCGACGCCGACGTTCCCGGTTTCAGTGAGATTCACAAACTCATCACCACCGGAGCCAGTTTGCGTGTCGCGGGTAAACTTCAGGAATCGCCCGGTAAAGGTCAGCGGGTAGAAATGCTGGCCACTGAAATCGAACTATTCGGTACGGCAGATGCGGATACTTATCCTCTCCAGAAGAAACGTCACAGCTTTGAGTTCCTGCGGGAGATTGCTCATCTTCGACCACGAACGAACACGTTTGGTGCAATTACACGCGTACGCAACGTTCTCAGTGCCGGGGTTCATAACTTCTTTCAGGAACGTGGCTTCAACTACATTCAAACACCGGTCATCACCACCAGCGACTGTGAAGGGGCAGGGGAGATGTTCCAGGTGACGACACTCGACCTTGAGCGTCTGGCACAGGTGAAGACTGAGATAGATTTCTCGCAGGACTTTTTCGGCAAGAAAGCCTCCTTGACGGTCAGTGGTCAACTGGAAGCGGAAATTTTTGCCTGCTCCGTGGGTGACTGCTACACATTCGGCCCGACCTTCCGAGCCGAGAACTCCAATACCACGCGGCACCTGGCCGAGTTCTGGATGATCGAACCGGAGATGCCTTTTTACGATCTCAATGACAACATGGAGCTGGCCGAAGAGTTCATCCAATACTTGATGAAGACGGTTCTGGAGAAAGCACCAGCTGACCTTGAGTTCTTCAATCAACGCATTGAGAAAACAGTTCTGGAGACCATTCATCAGATCGCCGAAACTCCCTTCGAACGCGTTCCCTACACAACCGCTATTGAGATTTTGACTTCTTGTGACGAAAAGTTCGAGTATCCCGTCGAGTGGGGGAACGATTTACAATCGGAACATGAACGATTTCTCACGGAGAAACATTTCAAAAAACCGATCATCCTGTTTGACTACCCACGTTCAATTAAACCGTTCTACATGCGGTGCAACGACGATGGAAAAACAGTGCGGGCGATGGATGTGCTGGTGCCGCGCATTGGCGAAATCATCGGTGGCAGTCAGCGTGAGGAACGCCTCGACGTGCTGGAAGCCCGCATGAAAGAATGCGATCTCGATCCGGAAGAATACTGGTGGTATCTAGACCTGCGCCGGTTTGGTTCTGTCCCGCACTCCGGGTTTGGCCTCGGGTTTGAGCGAATCGTTCAACTCGTCACCGGCATGCAAAACATTCGCGACTGTATCCCGTTCCCCCGCACGCCCAAAAATGCCTCGTTCTAA
- a CDS encoding LptF/LptG family permease encodes MTTLFDRYVLGKYVHTFLILFVCIYGLFVVFDGFTNMDEFQEDSVSTVETITRMVKHYSFQSASIFSMIGAILGVVSSMIVFALLQKHSEIAPLLAAGVPVYRIVVPALLGMAFVNVLLIVNQEVIIPNISHHLLAPRNSTKKVQKQLDPVNDPATGVHISGSRLIVNDSTIEDVIFTLKANDLAKTLITMSAPKAHYQFETESQPSGWTLYNVEPTVDRVLDELTEKGRTIVSRSADGNGLFILTSLDFMELYNRNQSTQFATTRDLMKRVKAPAGNPLALRMQEMSLHSRLTAPILNILAILVAIPLVLRKESRGLIGNLALCATVLGVLFALTQASFFMGRANLIEPDIAAWTPVVMTGSCAAWVSAYIQS; translated from the coding sequence GTGACGACGCTCTTTGATCGATACGTACTCGGTAAGTACGTACATACATTTCTAATTCTCTTCGTCTGCATCTACGGACTGTTCGTAGTGTTCGATGGCTTTACGAATATGGATGAATTTCAGGAAGATTCCGTAAGCACTGTTGAGACGATTACGCGGATGGTGAAACATTATAGTTTCCAATCCGCTTCTATCTTCAGCATGATCGGAGCAATTCTGGGAGTCGTCTCTTCCATGATCGTCTTTGCGCTGCTGCAGAAACACAGCGAAATCGCTCCGCTGCTAGCCGCTGGGGTTCCTGTTTACCGAATAGTTGTACCCGCGTTGTTGGGGATGGCATTTGTGAATGTGCTGTTGATCGTGAATCAGGAAGTGATCATTCCCAATATCTCTCACCATCTGTTGGCGCCTCGCAACAGCACTAAAAAGGTGCAGAAACAGCTCGATCCGGTCAATGATCCGGCGACCGGGGTGCATATTTCCGGTAGTCGCTTGATCGTAAACGACAGCACGATTGAGGATGTGATTTTCACATTGAAAGCCAATGATCTCGCGAAGACCCTCATTACGATGTCCGCGCCCAAAGCACATTACCAGTTTGAAACAGAGTCCCAGCCGAGTGGTTGGACCTTGTATAATGTCGAACCGACAGTCGACAGGGTACTTGATGAGTTGACCGAAAAAGGTCGTACGATCGTAAGCCGATCCGCCGATGGCAACGGGCTTTTTATTCTGACGAGCCTCGACTTCATGGAGTTATACAACCGGAATCAAAGCACGCAGTTCGCCACGACTCGTGACTTGATGAAACGGGTCAAGGCACCCGCGGGTAATCCACTCGCGCTCCGAATGCAGGAGATGAGTCTCCATTCCCGGCTGACGGCACCCATTCTTAATATTCTGGCGATACTGGTGGCAATTCCGCTGGTCTTGAGGAAAGAGAGCCGCGGCCTCATTGGCAACCTGGCGCTCTGTGCGACGGTGCTGGGTGTCTTGTTCGCCCTGACACAGGCCTCCTTCTTTATGGGGCGTGCGAACCTGATTGAGCCCGATATTGCGGCCTGGACACCGGTGGTGATGACGGGCAGTTGCGCGGCCTGGGTCAGTGCTTATATTCAGTCGTGA
- a CDS encoding TraR/DksA family transcriptional regulator produces MSRKEALQKLYDRLLVERNDLRRKLAAEAGLNDLPSSRGDFADVANADVENELSQQLKAMGSRELAQIEKALHSMREGNYGNCEGCNKAIPITRLKAVPDAATCIECQTKQEELGYTAEQAEADWESAFRNESSMSDREFSMNDIEIDR; encoded by the coding sequence ATGTCTCGCAAAGAAGCTCTGCAGAAGCTTTACGACCGCTTACTGGTAGAACGAAACGACTTACGTCGCAAACTCGCCGCCGAAGCGGGTCTCAACGACCTCCCTTCCAGCCGAGGTGATTTCGCCGACGTTGCGAACGCGGACGTCGAAAACGAACTCTCACAACAGCTGAAAGCAATGGGAAGCCGAGAGCTGGCTCAAATCGAGAAAGCCCTGCATTCCATGCGTGAAGGGAATTACGGCAACTGCGAAGGCTGCAATAAAGCGATTCCCATCACGCGCCTAAAAGCGGTTCCAGACGCAGCTACTTGTATCGAATGCCAAACTAAACAAGAAGAATTAGGGTATACGGCAGAGCAGGCGGAAGCCGATTGGGAATCTGCCTTTCGAAACGAAAGCAGCATGAGCGATCGAGAGTTTTCGATGAACGACATCGAAATAGACCGCTAA
- a CDS encoding S1C family serine protease: MRHLSLIMLCSLCLSAGYWGGLFHHNSSLTYWGGKPSYAAQEAKAEEVTNALIQSSDWVARIADQVMPSVVHIESTWKSSSSGKVIASETGSGVIVTFGKEGTKYVVTNRHVIRNAQPKDIVVQLQDGRQVHPAQKWDDEKTDVAVMRLPVTDVIPAEWAESKDVKIGNFVLAMGSPFGLSQSVTLGIISAKSRRELALGTKSESLINQDFLQTDAAINPGNSGGPLIDLRGRIVGINTAIASSTGGSEGVGFSIPSNMVKHIVEQLLEHGRVDRAYLGVTLDDQFTLEEARTLGLGNTKGARIEAIEAQTPAARANLLKNDVVLSVNGIDIEDERHLINIISMMVVGSKANLVIQREGQRETIVVLLGDRAELESR, from the coding sequence ATGCGACATCTCTCCTTAATAATGCTGTGCTCCCTCTGCCTGAGTGCCGGGTATTGGGGTGGCCTGTTTCATCACAATTCCTCCCTGACATATTGGGGAGGCAAGCCTTCCTACGCTGCCCAGGAGGCCAAAGCTGAGGAAGTCACCAACGCATTGATTCAAAGCAGTGACTGGGTAGCACGGATTGCAGACCAAGTGATGCCGTCGGTCGTTCACATTGAGTCGACCTGGAAATCGTCCAGTTCTGGAAAAGTCATTGCCTCGGAAACTGGCTCCGGTGTGATCGTCACGTTTGGAAAAGAAGGCACCAAGTACGTCGTCACCAATCGGCACGTCATTCGAAATGCTCAGCCCAAAGATATCGTGGTCCAACTCCAGGACGGACGCCAAGTCCACCCGGCCCAGAAGTGGGACGATGAAAAAACAGACGTGGCCGTCATGCGGTTACCTGTTACGGACGTCATTCCCGCCGAATGGGCAGAGAGTAAAGATGTCAAAATTGGAAACTTCGTTCTGGCGATGGGCAGCCCTTTTGGCTTAAGCCAGTCGGTAACCCTGGGAATCATCAGTGCCAAGAGCCGACGCGAGTTGGCCTTGGGAACGAAAAGTGAATCGTTGATTAACCAGGATTTCCTGCAAACAGACGCAGCCATTAATCCGGGCAACAGCGGGGGGCCACTGATCGATCTCCGCGGACGCATTGTCGGAATTAATACGGCAATCGCTTCGAGTACTGGCGGAAGTGAAGGAGTTGGTTTCAGCATTCCCAGCAACATGGTCAAGCACATCGTCGAGCAATTGTTGGAACATGGTCGCGTTGACCGAGCCTATCTAGGCGTGACGCTCGACGATCAATTCACCCTGGAGGAGGCCCGAACCCTGGGTCTGGGCAATACAAAAGGGGCGCGTATTGAAGCGATTGAAGCTCAGACGCCGGCTGCTCGTGCCAACCTGCTCAAGAACGACGTGGTCCTCAGTGTGAATGGCATCGACATCGAAGATGAACGTCACCTGATCAACATCATCAGCATGATGGTCGTCGGTTCAAAAGCGAACCTGGTGATTCAACGAGAAGGCCAACGGGAGACCATCGTCGTGCTACTGGGTGATCGTGCCGAACTTGAATCGCGTTAA